In the Platichthys flesus chromosome 14, fPlaFle2.1, whole genome shotgun sequence genome, attgcataaatatataagtatgtgtgcatttgtgtctgtatgtgtgtgtgtgtgtgtttgtgcatgcttCAGTGTATTTTAGGAAAAAAACGGATGCATGAATGATGACATGACAAATGAATTATAGCACGGCTCATATTCTCTGGCACTGGAAGCAATCTGTAAGAGAAATTGCAGTATCCATGGCAACCAGCTTTTTAAAAGTGCTTTtcatgaaaagagagagagagagagagaacaggttagagagggaaagagggagagacagagtgtACTGAGCAAGAGAAGTCACCTTGGTCGGCCTGGTCTTACAACACAAACTACATTAAACTGTTCTCAGAGCTCCTTCCACTGTCCACAGGCAGCACAGTATGTGGTCTGCGTCCATGTCCTCGTTCTTGTATGAATAACGTCCATGTAGTATCCCCTTAAATCAAACTGCAaccaatttcacacactcgtagatatcAGTTCTGCAATTGTGAcagatttttcatcaagatccattaactATAACAAATAAActaacatacaaacaaaccaacataccaacaaacaaacaaacagactgggGTGAGTGGAATAATAATTtagtattaattaattaatcattagAGTGAGACGTTATTTCTTCATGTTCAAAACATAAGTGTCTGAATGTTTTCTGTGGGTGAAAACCGTTTCAAAATATTTCTGGAAACTTATTAAAGCTAAACTTATCAAACACTTTACATTATTTACCTTCAAagaaacatctgtgtgtgtgtgtgtgtgtgtgtgtgtgcatgtgtgtgtgtacgtgcattgGCACTTGACACTAGTGTGTGCTTGTGACTTTCAAGCCCTCGGAGTTCCCATGAGGCAGCTGCTCCCTGTTATTAATTTTCCTGGCTCGAGTGAAACGGGGTCACTGACTCACAGAGGAGAGCTCTGATGGTTCCTCTGGGACCGACACTGCCTCACACTGACAAGTCCACTCCTGCCATTGAAGGCAGTTGAAAAGAGAACGATGGAAAGTGGGAAATGAGAAATGTTCCACACTGTTACCTCTATTACATCCCATTACCATGCAAACGGATTAttatgcattgtgtgtgtttttgactgttgtaggacaaaacacacacacactgctgttaaCCATCTTTCACACAGTGCtgctgttttattcatttttctaaaCCTGCCACCACTCAGCTATTGACTTACATTTGTTTCAGAACAATATGATTGTTTCTATGGTTTTTACATATTGACTGAATGTGATATAACATAAGATACACGAGGCAACATGGCTACAACTGGAGATAACTTTCATTATTGATGGATCTGCCACTTTCTCAATCAAAGGTTTAAAAGAGTGAACAAATCTTCAATCACAAGTTCCTAATGCCAAAGGGGacgttttttaaatatattattttttataaccAACAATCTATATGACccaagaaaagcagcaaataatgttttaaattattaagCATTCTTTTTTGAAAAGTGGCTAAAATGGTTCTCAAAATATGATTTTTCGGTTTACGACTAATCAGTTTAATTTCCGTCTGTATGTGAAGTAGGCTGCTTGATAAAAACATATGTTTGAAGCTACCAGAACATTTAAATAGTTGCAAACTATAagttttttgttaattaatcaattatttcTCATTGTTTCTACTTTATTAGGCAAATTGTGTTAGTATAACTCACAGGGAATCTGgtacagagacggagagaataGACAACGGCTAAAGTTGTGAAAGTTGTTCATTGATTTGTGCAGCAACACACAGTCAAAGACTATTGCTGTGAATTCATATGAATCGTTTTTTAACTTGGTAGCCTCGGAGCCTGGACGCTCCGCAAATATCCGGGTCTCACCCGGTCGATACTCTGACATGTGTTGCTTTTACAGCCCACGATCCGCCGCAGCACTACTGCCCAGCTCTCTCCCACATGCCTCTGCCTCGATGATACCGGCAGTCTCATTTCTGCGCTGCCAGTGGCCAGCTAGTCTTGACCACTGCAGCCCCCACTCCCACACACCCCGCAGAGCCTGTGGTTAGGTAACATTGGGAGACTGGCATGCTGCACTGGAGGGGGTGTAAGACAGGAGGAGCAGTGGGTAGATATGGCAACCGAGGGATGTTATTGAGCTGGTATTTGCTatgaaaacattgaaacatgcacacagtttGTCTGCAAGTCCACAAATGAATATTTGGGTAAATGAGTACCACTGCTGGATTTGGATGAAATAAGAGATTGTGATTGAACTCTATATTGATTTGCTTTGAAAATTCACCTCCCTGATCAACGTTGTCGGCTCAGTGCAAGTTCACTATAGAAAGAAAAGTGTTGGTCGatgctgcagcaggaagcagaggagagctGCCTGCTGGATTTGAACTGACACCTACTCATGGCCGGGTTCATATTCCAATGAGCACTAAGGCAGAGGAGATGTGCCTACATGCCACCCCCACAGCGAGCAGCTCTGCTTCTAATGATCACCACATGCTAACTCTCTGTCTGCTGCCAGCATCGGAGCACATGGAGCCCGCCGATGAATAAAACCAGGGCAAGTTAAAGAAGAGATTTAAATCAACCATGTGGAGTAAGATATTGAGGAAGATGTTGATTTAATCAATGACTAGAAATCATGGTTATGCAAATAGGTGATGTGAACAGAAAAGaccctgaaaaacaaataacaactgGTCACATGCTGCCTGTcactgtccatggtgctgaactgacaaacacacacacacacacacacacacacacacacacacacacacacacgtaacttACGACCATGAAGCGCACACACATAACTCGTGTTTTTCATGGAAAGGATATGGCCACTCAATGATCCTCCTCGCGTATTTCCTGATGAAGTTGTTCTCTGCGAAGATGAAGAGCGACCTGTTGACGGTGAGGCAGTTCTGCCGGTGGGGGACGGGGTTGTACATAGCCATGGTCCGGGCCCGCTGCGCCTTGGCTTGTTTCACGGAAGCCGACAGAACCGCCTCCGGGTCCTGTGGGTCCCCGCCTTGCTCCATGTCCCCGTCTCCGGAGTCCACCGTGGTGGCAGCGGACTCGTCTCCGAACCGAGCCATTCTGCAGagagacgaggacgaggagacgCTCGGTTTTAGTCAGATTTCACCACAGGAAGACTTCTAATTAATGAGAACTGTTCTTGGATCGGTGCGTAAAATGGTCCACCTTCGATCCTCTCGCAGCTTTTCGAGCGCCAAGATTCCTCCCCAAAAAGTTGCCAATTCGTATAGCTCCACATCCACAACGGGAATCAAATCATTCAGCTGCAGGCTTATATTTCAGGAAGAAAACGACTGCAAACACTCAGCAGCATCTCTGTTATCCCATCGGTCTAACTGTGCGTTACAATCAACTCCGGATAACTTTTACGCACGCGTTCTATactcaaaaaaagaaagaaaagaagatccACCGAGTTCCTATCTCACAATTTTCTATCAACATCAAAGCTCGTTTGGATCTGATCTGACAAACCGGCAGCAGCGTCATCAATATCTACCGCGCGCTCAACAGGCGCAGAGATCCGAGGGAAGTGTTCGCCAACTTTACGCATCTTCTCGATCCGgtaaacttgaaaaaaaaacaagccccGTTTATCGCGTCAGAGCCTGAtccttaaaaaaatgtaaacgcACAAACCTCTTCTCCGATCAGTGCGTGAATGTTGCACGAGACAATTGCGGGAATCTTACAATCTTATCATCACCTGCTGGGGGAGAGGAGAAATGATCACGCATAAGCGGCGGCAgacccccactccctcctcccacTGTACAACATTTCACGATGGCGATTCGAAAATGCATCTGAATGAAAGCTGGTAGAGAGGAGGGACATGTGTTTTGTTACCATAGCAATTAGAGTTTGCTGGTGATGAACAAATACCttttcccttaaaaaaaaaaaaaaagacaatatagCCTATATACAGACGGCTGTGTGGGTATGTGATTCAAAGAGCAATTACATAAAGATGTTTGTGGGTGCTGTGGAATGATAAAGGGCGGTGGAAATCCATTTAACACTACATCAAAGAAGCAGGGATAGTGCACAGAACAGGCAACGAGTTTGAGACAAGGCAAGAAAATCTTCAGCTCCTTCTGAATGAGTTTGTCTGATTTCCTCCACAGTCAGTgtcatatttttacatttcatatcaATCCAGACAGACTTGCactattaaaacatttaaaactagGCCATTGTTCTAATATTGGAGTAAAAGTCAGGAGTAAAAATAGAGCATGAAATAGATCTGAGGGCTGCTCCCTTTttgggagggagaggagaagaaagcaggGTCTTTCTCTCACTCGGTGCCACAAGTGAGACCTCATTAGGCAACTGGGCTCTCTCGCTccatctgctgctctctcccttCCCCACTGTCTTCCCGAGGATGACCACTTCAGCCCCCACAGACTTCAGCCGGGGGGCAGGggcttgtttctttttaaatgcataaagctgctgtttgtcacatttaaaaaacaccaTTGCAGCTTCAGTCCAGATCATAAGATGTCACTAGACTCCACCAGTGCAGGTATGTGACGCACAGACGGGCAGTGAGCGAGGGCTCAGACTCGGGGGTGGGGATTGTGATTGCGATCCAAGAGAGAGTGACAAATTCTTGCTTGGCAAACAAGTCGAAGTCTGGGGGagactggagggggggggggggggggggaaatgtaaCAGGATCTATGAATAAGTCCCAAACCGAGCTCCAGAAACTCAGCCATGATTCTGCTGATGTGCATGGAGCAGGCGCGAGTGTAAATCATGCAAAGCAGGAGAGCGACAAAAAGGCAACAATGACCTATTGATGTGGAGGATGTAAAAATAGCAGCAGGTTTTTAATTAGCACGTCATGTGGACAGTTTGCTGGGAGTCAACACGAGGGTCCTTGCAGTGGTATCTCTCGTTCAGTCTTACATAACAacgattaaaaataaaaactcaacaTAAATATTGGTCCATCTCTGCAAACATTCggtttcatattttttccatctctctctttgctcttgTTTCCATAGCGAcatagctctctctctctctctcttgctttccTGCTCCGttcttttcatttctgccaACAAAAGCCATGTTGCACAAAGGAGCAACCTCTTCCTACAGAAATGTGGttctcccaacacacacacacacacacacacacacacaaggtcatcACACATCTCCTACTTTACGTCACCGGCACCACACTGATGACCCACTGCACTGCCTGAGCAAACTTTGAGGGAGCAGGTCTCGAGCAGAAAGGGTCATGAATAGCTGATTAAATGTAAGAGAGGGGCAACAGATGTGGTGGAGCACAGCAGCTTGAATTGGAATGTCCTCAGTCCAGCAGAAGAGAACCAACATCTTTAGAAACACGAGCATCGGGAGAAGATAGCTGAAGCGAGGCTGCAGGTGACACGCGCTGTGAGCTAAACGTTAATGGGTGTACTTTGTGCCGGGACTCTGAAGAGCGTTTATATAATTGCAGACAGGCTTTCACCCAACAGCGACTGGAGTGGTTtaagcattttatttttctctctgttccctAGCAACAGACATCCTCTAGTTCTGAGTTATGTGAGTTTGATTTCGACCAATAACCGCTGCTCATGGCCCAGAAGATCTGTGCCAGTTTACCTATTTGCACCTGGTTGTGGTTTTCAGAGCAATCGTCCGAGCCGGCACCGAACAAGATCCAAATGCAGAGCCGCTACAGATGGATCTCAAAGAAAAGTTTGAGATTGATacaaaaaaatgctttttcaatcacaaagaaatgtaatttaaaatttTTCTGAACCTCAAACCTAAAGTCTGAAAAtgttcattaatattaaatttgTCACCGTAAAATCCATTAACACTTTTAGGACAAATTCAACAATATCcaaactctgctgcagctctacAGGCATCATCTGCTGCCGCCCTGCCGATCCTCTACTTTGAGTCCCTAGCATCCCCTAATGGACAAATAACCACAATGCATGTACAGGAGTACTCTGAGATCAATGTTTTGCTCAATGTTTGGTCAAACTTTTCATATTTCAGCTTATTAAATGCTACAGATGCTCATTGTGACGACATTTACtggctgaaaataaaaaagcaaatcATGTACATGTTAGATTAACGCTGTATGTGTAACTGCACATGTGAGGAAAATATGGAACCCATAAGAGAGGATGACGGTACACCAGTAAAGTGGACATGCAGTGGGTGGTGGAGGTACAGTAGAGTAAAGAGGAATCAGacgatggatggacagatgaggaggaggaggaggaggaaggtatGGTGGGTTGGGGGGGTCATGCTGATGGAGTACCACTCCACATTCAAGTGGTGGAAAGCAGATATTCAGAGCAATGTGACGCCGGAGTTCCAAAGTTCACAATCAAACACCCTCAGCTCCGTCATTAATAACGCTACCCGGCATCTGATTTCATTAAACCAACAATGTTACACAggcaggaacaaaaaaaaaacatctgatcaGCTGACGAAAGCAGTGGGAACGGATTTGGTGATTCATTGGTGGAACGATAACAATGCTTGTGACAAAAGCCCTGTATCTGCATGCTGCTTGTATGGAGCGCCCTTTGTAATAAGCACTTTGTAGCTAAGCAACAAGTTACAAGTGTTGAGTTTCATTCTGTAAAGGTTCATCATTTGAACCCTTGTGTTAACAATGCTCCCCTGCAGAGTGTCTGACCATTACTAATACGATTTTAGGAGAGGGGCCTGGTTTTGATGGTTCCACTTTATTTGGCTGATCAACAGTCGCTGGTAGCAACACAACAAAGTATGTAGAACCGAGCCAACAAAGGCAAAGAAGATGAAAATTGCTTACAAATGAACATGGATGTAAAAATGTTGGCTTTTAACTTTTTTCCAAAATGTTCTTCTGTAAATGCTTTTATCAATTTAAAGCTTTTAGTAGACCTAAAGGAGCCACAATGGGTTTGGTGAGAAACTCAGAATCTGCTGATTTGTTTACAAATAACTCCACAGGTTACCTTTAACCTTTTATCTTTAAAGCTGTGCCACACATGTTTTTACCACTCGGGGCCACGAGCGCCGGTCACGCCCACTGCTGAAGCAAAGCGTACGTAAGATTGCTCAGTAAATCTAAAGGGAACCGCAGAGTTTGTGGTAATTAACTGTGGACTGGTCAATATGAaggacacattcacacatatcCCCTTAATCCAAAATATTGATCAGAGCAGCTTTAGAGAAACAGTAATGTGCTCAGTGTATTATTGAAGCTACAGCTGTCACACTCCTATCGTACATTTTCATGGCCGACTGTTTGACGCATCATAGAAGAAGAAGCACAGATGTAAACATGTGTTGGCTGGATTCCATCTCCAGTCTTTTAGCATGCATGGTTTACTGTGACATTAATGTTGATACTGAGCTTTCTCTGCTTTGACCAGTCAGAATGTCTGCCATGAAAAAGGTCTATTGACGCTCTCTGACTTCCCAGCATGCCTTTGTAATGGACCCACAAGACAGGTCCAAGAGGTTGAAAACCTTCACTGCATTGACAATCCGGCTCGTGTTTTCTTCTACCCTGGCACTTCCATCCTCCCCCATGGAGATTTGGCATCTTTACACGTTCAATTTAAAAGGACTCCTTCGCCTCAGAATCTCTTTTGTACTCACTCCCACTCCTTCCTGAGGGCCTGCGGCGTGCTCTGGATTTTGTGAGCCTGGTGAGCCATGATGATGTCCTTTTGCTCCACGAGTCCCCCACGCCGTCGCAGCATACCGTGGGGGCTCAGCGATCCTGAGCCCTGATCAGACGAGCCCTCATCATGAGCGTAAGGCACATCGCAGCTGGCCGCTCGAGGTGGCAGACCCAGGTACTCTGGGACGGCATTGGGGACCTGCAGGGAACTGGATCGAGCTCCCTGAGCGAGGCCGTGACGCGCCGTGGGGCTGGGCTTCCAGGCCTCGGGCTCGGGGAGGGACAGGGAGGACTGGGCATGTGTCCCTCTTGTTTTACCACAGCTGGACGGAGAGTGGGTGctgggtgtgagagagagggtcTGGTCTGAACTGGTGAACATCTCTAAAGGGGTTTGTAGTTGGTGGCTTCAGCATAGTGCTGCAAAAGagaaaagggttagggttagggtttagtgAATGGTATGCAAGATAGTAACAGACGAGACACTGCTCTGAACACAACTGACATCATGTCTGTAATCGTCTGTATTCTACTG is a window encoding:
- the LOC133968372 gene encoding voltage-dependent R-type calcium channel subunit alpha-1E-like; translation: MARFGDESAATTVDSGDGDMEQGGDPQDPEAVLSASVKQAKAQRARTMAMYNPVPHRQNCLTVNRSLFIFAENNFIRKYARRIIEWPYPFHEKHELCVCASWS